The proteins below are encoded in one region of Rhododendron vialii isolate Sample 1 chromosome 7a, ASM3025357v1:
- the LOC131331785 gene encoding uncharacterized protein LOC131331785 — MQSYQNVVVMRHGDRIDNFEPLWAATAARPWDPPLAEAGKVRAFCTGLKFRTQLGFPIHRVFVSPFLRCLQTAAEVVSALCAVDDVVVDPDRMTSDGVQIDPSKLKVSIEYGLCEMLNREAIRPNVAPKDGDFGFNISELEALLPAGTVDHSVEKVYPELPRWEETVMGARDRYAQIIKALADKYPSENILLVSHGEGVGVAFSAFLKDVLVYEVEYCAYAHSRRLVSFGDDKSFTVGDFGLIPKGQTGIRYAPSSTMANDPSAQADFM, encoded by the exons ATGCAGTCGTACCAGAACGTCGTCGTAATGAGGCACGGCGATCGGATAGACAACTTCGAGCCGCTGTGGGCGGCGACGGCGGCCAGGCCGTGGGACCCGCCCCTGGCGGAGGCGGGCAAGGTCCGGGCCTTCTGCACGGGCCTGAAGTTCCGGACCCAATTGGGCTTCCCGATCCACCGGGTCTTCGTCTCGCCTTTCCTCCGGTGCCTCCAGACCGCCGCCGAGGTCGTCTCCGCCCTCTGCGCCGTCGACGACGTCGTCGTCGATCCCGACCGCATGACTTCCGACGGGGTCCAAATCGATCCTTCCAAACTCAAG GTCTCTATTGAGTATGGACTATGCGAGATGTTGAACAGGGAAGCCATAAGACCTAATGTGGCTCCTAAAGATGGTGATTTTGGTTTCAATATCTCAGAGCTTGAAGCTCTGTTGCCTGCTGGGACAGTGGATCACTCTGTGGAAAAAGTGTATCCAGAG TTGCCACGGTGGGAAGAGACAGTAATGGGTGCAAGGGATAGATACGCACAGATTATTAAGGCTCTGGCAGATAAATACCCTTCAGAAAATATTTTGCTTGTCTCGCACG GGGAAGGAGTTGGTGTTGCATTTTCTGCATTTTTGAAGGACGTATTAGTATACGAAGTAGAATATTGTGCATATGCGCACTCAAGAAGACTCGTCTCCTTTGGTGATGACAAGTCATTTACTGTCGGGGACTTTGGGCTTATACCAAAGGGTCAAACCGGTATCAGATACGCTCCCTCGAGCACCATGGCCAATGATCCTTCGGCTCAGGCAGATTTTATGTGA
- the LOC131331784 gene encoding uncharacterized protein LOC131331784 — MARWDEILSLPVQNPPNLEFSSDDLVWSKVEGWRDNIDTVALIPFARVDDFVRGESSNKDCPTRFHVEARRRRPPEMAYKPKVDGILEYILYWCSFGPDDHRKGGIVRPSRSTYVAKNKSAGRPNTKRGCTCHFIVKRLIAQPSVALIIYNQDKHVDKKGLPCHGPQDRKAAGTRAMYAPYISEDLRLRILSLLYVGVPVETIMQRHNESVEKQGGPCNRDDLLTHRCVRRQERSIRRSTYELDADDAVSIGMWVESHQNHVFFFEDFSDSDPFVLGIQTEWQLQQLIRFGNRGLIASDSRFGTNKLKYPIHSLVVFNSENKAIPVAWIIAPRFSSGDTHRWMRALYNRVHTKDPMWKLAGFIVDDPSADILTIREVFQCSILISFWRVRHAWHKNLVKTCSDITLRAEISRRLGQAVHSVCRGHGSVDLFVDFMEDFIDGSDFMDYFKAVWYPRIGSWTTALKTLPLASQETCAAMEFYHNQMKLRLLNERAPCVYQRADWLVDKLGTKVHSYFWLDEYAEKDDFVRYWKDEWKSGLTSWRKSLEIPDSDVVTEGKCVKVNDQENRDRAHVVLNTGSEFAICDCSWAEMGNLCEHVFKTMKVYRGKGFSLPSVSMFQYKQALINLLQCPPRDSLIRDHAVSLSVWVQKQLDTMVDVEGELTTVDPAEAQNVGTLPVNQERDRMNENHSTNEIISSGAENGLGDSCGNLVDQQDSENVICGERNGTKTSCCEMEVDLVSSGLFSVDDVVSANAFTGNGQRVLIDTGPDIIKNLASTGNSFANLNCFEDDILEKGSCENAMDIDPQSVPVIVSEDQCTIVHQNGVHRNDKEPSVIPNVVHVEAAAQIEENAGMGVQNKSGSSSQNHISTDDVDVPLAGLQDSTAEDSNLGQNGKEVDFPSISDNASAAVSVPVANDSQLVDVVDAASGTDKNRGACPQNNTSQNRNSKDCAVLLEGIQVTTVEDSNICHDSTEGSFSPKIQNTAGFASVSASIDAQLANVVEAARGIEENRQMCHLKENGCFSHIVSLMDNELPSSGFRDSKAENSNPGHDTKGTDNMMLRCLESSQASSLKSNSSQLHHPCIEPGTREKSTFVELPCVDEPSAVRCGDEEHVVYCNFPVEVAEGTVPVECSQGTVSVECSQISPVRGVSHEYRNAAADVASGDG, encoded by the exons ATGGCCAGGTGGGATGAGATTCTGTCCCTTCCCGTACAGAACCCTCCGAACTTGGAGTTCTCTTCTGATGATCTTGTGTGGAGCAAGGTGGAAGGTTGGCGGGACAATATAGACACAGTTGCACTCATTCCCTTTGCCAGAGTGGATGATTTTGTCCGAGGTGAATCCTCTAATAAGGACTGCCCAACGAGGTTCCATGTTGAAGCAAGGAGGCGTAGACCTCCAGAGATGGCTTACAAGCCTAAGGTTGATGGCATTCTTGAATATATCCT GTATTGGTGCTCCTTTGGTCCAGATGATCACAGAAAGGGTGGCATTGTTCGGCCCAGCAGGAGTACATACGTTGCAAAAAATAAATCTGCCGGTCGGCCAAATACAAAGAGAGGGTGCACTTGCCACTTCATCGTGAAACGCTTAATTGCCCAGCCTTCAGTTGCACTTATCATATACAATCAGGATAAACACGTGGATAAGAAAGGGTTGCCATGCCATGGTCCACAGGACAGAAAGGCTGCTGGAACTCGTGCTATGTATGCCCCATATATCTCGGAGGATCTCCGCCTCCGCATCTTATCTCTACTATATGTTGGGGTTCCAGTGGAAACCATAATGCAGAGACATAATGAATCAGTGGAAAAACAAGGGGGCCCATGTAACCGTGATGATCTTTTGACTCACCGATGTGTGCGGAGACAGGAGAGGAGCATTAGACGGTCTACGTATGAATTGGATGCAGATGATGCAGTCAGTATCGGCATGTGGGTTGAAAGCCACCAGAATCATGTTTTCTTCTTTGAGGATTTCTCTGATTCTGATCCTTTTGTCTTGGGTATTCAAACAGAGTGGCAGTTGCAACAGCTGATACGGTTTGGTAACCGTGGTCTTATCGCTTCTGATTCGAGGTTTGGAACAAATAAATTGAAG TATCCCATTCACAGTCTCGTTGTTTTCAACTCGGAGAACAAGGCCATCCCAGTAGCATGGATAATAGCTCCAAGATTTTCAAGTGGCGATACCCATAGATGGATGAGGGCTCTTTATAACAGAGTGCACACAAAAGATCCTATGTGGAAGTTGGCTGGGTTCATAGTGGATGATCCTTCGGCTGATATCCTCACAATCAG GGAAGTCTTTCAGTGCTCTATATTGATATCCTTTTGGCGAGTTCGTCACGCATGGCACAAGAACTTGGTAAAGACATGCTCAGATATTACCCTACGTGCAGAGATATCAAGACGGCTTGGTCAGGCAGTGCACAGTGTCTGTAGAGGACATGGATCTGTGGATTTGTTTGTGGATTTCATGGAAGATTTCATTGATGGATCAGATTTTATGGATTACTTTAAGGCGGTTTGGTATCCTAGAATAG GTTCGTGGACTACTGCCCTGAAGACTCTTCCACTTGCAAGCCAAGAGACTTGTGCAGCAATGGAGTTTTACCACAACCAGATGAAGCTTAGGTTGCTAAATGAGAGAGCCCCGTGTGTTTATCAACGTGCTGATTGGTTGGTCGATAAGTTGGGTACTAAAGTCCATTCGTACTTCTGGCTTGATGAGTATGCAGAAAAAGATGATTTTGTGCGATATTGGAAGGACGAATGGAAGAGTGGTTTGACATCTTGGCGCAAGTCATTAGAAATTCCAGACTCTGATGTTGTCACGGAGGGTAAATGTGTAAAAGTTAATGATCAGGAAAACCGAGATAGAGCTCATGTTGTACTTAACACAGGTTCAGAGTTTGCAATCTGTGATTGCAGTTGGGCAGAGATGGGCAACCTTTGTGAACATGTTTTCAAAACTATGAAGGTTTATCGCGGTAAAGGGTTTAGTTTGCCATCTGTCAGCATGTTTCAGTATAAACAAGCTTTGATTAATTTGTTACAGTGCCCACCCCGTGATTCTTTGATTCGGGATCATGCTGTTTCCCTTTCTGTTTGGGTGCAAAAGCAGTTAGATACAATGGTTGATGTAGAAGGTGAACTGACCACTGTGGATCCTGCTGAGGCACAAAATGTTGGGACACTTCCTGTTAATCAAGAGAGAGATAGGATGAATGAGAATCACAGTACAAATGAGATCATATCATCTGGTGCTGAAAATGGCCTGGGTGATTCGTGTGGTAATTTGGTTGATCAGCAAGATAGTGAAAATGTCATTTGTGGTGAACGAAATGGAACAAAAACTTCTTGTTGTGAGATGGAAGTTGATCTGGTATCATCGGGATTATTCTCTGTTGATGACGTTGTATCTGCTAATGCCTTTACAGGAAATGGACAGAGAGTGTTGATTGACACAGGACCGGACATAATTAAGAATCTTGCTTCTACAGGTAATTCATTTGCAAATCTAAATTGTTTTGAAGATGATATATTGGAGAAAGGTTCTTGTGAAAATGCTATGGATATAGATCCGCAATCGGTTCCAGTAATTGTATCTGAAGATCAATGCACAATTGTCCATCAAAATGGTGTTCACAGAAATGACAAAGAACCTTCAGTTATTCCCAATGTAGTGCATGTGGAAGCTGCGGCTCAGATTGAAGAGAATGCGGGGATGGGCGTGCAAAATAAGAGTGGAAGTTCAAGTCAAAACCATATCTCTACGGATGATGTTGATGTCCCATTAGCGGGGCTTCAAGATAGCACAGCTGAGGATTCCAATCTTGGTCAAAACGGAAAGGAGGTGGATTTTCCTTCAATAAGTGATAATGCTTCGGCAGCCGTCTCCGTCCCTGTCGCCAATGATTCGCAACTGGTTGATGTTGTTGATGCTGCAAGTGGAACTGACAAAAATCGAGGCGCGTGCCCTCAGAATAACACAAGTCAGAATAGAAACTCCAAGGATTGTGCTGTGCTGCTAGAAGGAATTCAAGTTACCACTGTGGAAGATTCCAATATTTGTCACGATTCAACGGAAGGAAGTTTCAGTCCCAAAATACAGAATACTGCTGGATTTGCTTCTGTCTCTGCGTCCATTGATGCACAGCTGGCCAATGTGGTTGAAGCTGCACGTGGAATTGAAGAGAATAGGCAGATGTGCCACCTAAAAGAGAATGGATGCTTTAGTCATATCGTATCCTTGATGGATAATGAACTTCCATCTTCAGGGTTCAGAGATAGCAAAGCAGAGAATTCCAATCCTGGTCATGATACAAAAGGTACTGACAACATGATGCTTCGGTGCCTGGAATCAAGTCAAGCCTCCTCACTAAAATCAAATTCAAGTCAGTTACATCATCCTTGCATTGAGCCCGGAACTCGTGAGAAAAGCACATTCGTGGAGCTGCCTTGTGTTGATGAACCTTCAGCTGTTAGATGCGGGGATGAAGAACATGTTGTGTATTGCAATTTTCCCGTTGAGGTGGCCGAGGGAACTGTTCCAGTGGAGTGTTCCCAGGGAACTGTTTCAGTGGAGTGTTCGCAAATCTCACCTGTGAGGGGTGTATCTCACGAGTATCGGAATGCTGCTGCCGATGTTGCAAGTGGTGATGGTTGA
- the LOC131331787 gene encoding probable mitochondrial import inner membrane translocase subunit TIM21 isoform X3, translated as MHHLKRIGFSSIKNRWPVTLKPYSRVGSLMEYANKPTKRVSDVGLGFSSVATEKSAVNHLAKREVLGAGGAAVMFRGPQGRTSAVKFQSLFRLTRSPRANLEGPSFSRTFASTASEQKGRNSSEQSRKDISTIEDPFDAPTYNIPEKPVTFTEGASYSLIILVGLGIAAAAGYAVFKELIFEPKEYKIFGKALERIQNDGQVRVRIGSPVTGYGQESRNRAARQRIPNRTWTDEDGIEHVEVNFYIRGPHGAGKVYTEMFRDKVDKQWKFTYLIVDIKSPSPAQLMLESYVPA; from the exons ATGCACCATCTTAAGCGAATTGGATTTTCATCAATCAAGAACAGATGGCCAGTTACTTTGAAACCATACAGTCGTGTGGGTTCTCTAATGGAGTATGCAAATAAGCCTACGAAGCGGGTTTCTGATGTGGGTCTGGGTTTTTCATCTGTGGCCACAGAGAAGTCTGCAGTTAACCATCTTGCAAAAAGG GAGGTGCTTGGAGCTGGTG GAGCGGCTGTTATGTTTAGAGGGCCCCAAGGCAGAACAAGTGCAGTAAAGTTTCAGTCCCTATTCCGACTTACCAGAAGCCCTAGAGCCAACTTGGAAGGTCCTTCCTTCTCTAGAACTTTTGCATCGACAGCTTCAGAACAGAAGGGACGAAATTCATCAGAG CAGTCTAGAAAAGACATATCAACAATTGAGGATCCCTTTGATGCTCCGACATACAACATTCCAGAGAAGCCCGTGACATTTACAGAGGGAGCTTCGTATAGTCTCATCATTCTTGTAGGGCTTGGAATTGCTGCTGCAGCAGGATATGCAGTTTTCAAAGAACTTATATTTGAACCTAAAGA gtacAAGATTTTTGGCAAGGCTCTAGAAAGGATTCAAAATGACGGCCAG GTTAGGGTGAGAATCGGATCTCCTGTTACCGGCTATGGCCAGGAAAGTAGGAATCGTGCCGCTCGCCAACGGATACCAAATAGGACATGGACTGACGAAGATGGCATTGAACATGTTGAG GTGAACTTCTATATCCGGGGACCCCATGGAGCCGGAAAAGTTTACACCGAGATGTTCAGAGACAAGGTGGACAAGCAATGGAAGTTCACATATTTGATTGTCGACATCAAATCGCCTTCCCCAGCACAGCTAATGCTCGAGTCTTACGTCCCTGCCTGA
- the LOC131331787 gene encoding probable mitochondrial import inner membrane translocase subunit TIM21 isoform X1, translating to MHHLKRIGFSSIKNRWPVTLKPYSRVGSLMEYANKPTKRVSDVGLGFSSVATEKSAVNHLAKRLQAVLKSDCGRFYVANDCKTKEVLGAGGAAVMFRGPQGRTSAVKFQSLFRLTRSPRANLEGPSFSRTFASTASEQKGRNSSEQSRKDISTIEDPFDAPTYNIPEKPVTFTEGASYSLIILVGLGIAAAAGYAVFKELIFEPKEYKIFGKALERIQNDGQVRVRIGSPVTGYGQESRNRAARQRIPNRTWTDEDGIEHVEVNFYIRGPHGAGKVYTEMFRDKVDKQWKFTYLIVDIKSPSPAQLMLESYVPA from the exons ATGCACCATCTTAAGCGAATTGGATTTTCATCAATCAAGAACAGATGGCCAGTTACTTTGAAACCATACAGTCGTGTGGGTTCTCTAATGGAGTATGCAAATAAGCCTACGAAGCGGGTTTCTGATGTGGGTCTGGGTTTTTCATCTGTGGCCACAGAGAAGTCTGCAGTTAACCATCTTGCAAAAAGG TTGCAAGCAGTGCTGAAGTCAGATTGCGGAAGATTTTATGTTGCTAATGACTGTAAGACTAAG GAGGTGCTTGGAGCTGGTG GAGCGGCTGTTATGTTTAGAGGGCCCCAAGGCAGAACAAGTGCAGTAAAGTTTCAGTCCCTATTCCGACTTACCAGAAGCCCTAGAGCCAACTTGGAAGGTCCTTCCTTCTCTAGAACTTTTGCATCGACAGCTTCAGAACAGAAGGGACGAAATTCATCAGAG CAGTCTAGAAAAGACATATCAACAATTGAGGATCCCTTTGATGCTCCGACATACAACATTCCAGAGAAGCCCGTGACATTTACAGAGGGAGCTTCGTATAGTCTCATCATTCTTGTAGGGCTTGGAATTGCTGCTGCAGCAGGATATGCAGTTTTCAAAGAACTTATATTTGAACCTAAAGA gtacAAGATTTTTGGCAAGGCTCTAGAAAGGATTCAAAATGACGGCCAG GTTAGGGTGAGAATCGGATCTCCTGTTACCGGCTATGGCCAGGAAAGTAGGAATCGTGCCGCTCGCCAACGGATACCAAATAGGACATGGACTGACGAAGATGGCATTGAACATGTTGAG GTGAACTTCTATATCCGGGGACCCCATGGAGCCGGAAAAGTTTACACCGAGATGTTCAGAGACAAGGTGGACAAGCAATGGAAGTTCACATATTTGATTGTCGACATCAAATCGCCTTCCCCAGCACAGCTAATGCTCGAGTCTTACGTCCCTGCCTGA
- the LOC131331787 gene encoding probable mitochondrial import inner membrane translocase subunit TIM21 isoform X2, whose translation MHHLKRIGFSSIKNRWPVTLKPYSRVGSLMEYANKPTKRVSDVGLGFSSVATEKSAVNHLAKRLQAVLKSDCGRFYVANDCKTKEVLGAGGAAVMFRGPQGRTSAVKFQSLFRLTRSPRANLEGPSFSRTFASTASEQKGRNSSESRKDISTIEDPFDAPTYNIPEKPVTFTEGASYSLIILVGLGIAAAAGYAVFKELIFEPKEYKIFGKALERIQNDGQVRVRIGSPVTGYGQESRNRAARQRIPNRTWTDEDGIEHVEVNFYIRGPHGAGKVYTEMFRDKVDKQWKFTYLIVDIKSPSPAQLMLESYVPA comes from the exons ATGCACCATCTTAAGCGAATTGGATTTTCATCAATCAAGAACAGATGGCCAGTTACTTTGAAACCATACAGTCGTGTGGGTTCTCTAATGGAGTATGCAAATAAGCCTACGAAGCGGGTTTCTGATGTGGGTCTGGGTTTTTCATCTGTGGCCACAGAGAAGTCTGCAGTTAACCATCTTGCAAAAAGG TTGCAAGCAGTGCTGAAGTCAGATTGCGGAAGATTTTATGTTGCTAATGACTGTAAGACTAAG GAGGTGCTTGGAGCTGGTG GAGCGGCTGTTATGTTTAGAGGGCCCCAAGGCAGAACAAGTGCAGTAAAGTTTCAGTCCCTATTCCGACTTACCAGAAGCCCTAGAGCCAACTTGGAAGGTCCTTCCTTCTCTAGAACTTTTGCATCGACAGCTTCAGAACAGAAGGGACGAAATTCATCAGAG TCTAGAAAAGACATATCAACAATTGAGGATCCCTTTGATGCTCCGACATACAACATTCCAGAGAAGCCCGTGACATTTACAGAGGGAGCTTCGTATAGTCTCATCATTCTTGTAGGGCTTGGAATTGCTGCTGCAGCAGGATATGCAGTTTTCAAAGAACTTATATTTGAACCTAAAGA gtacAAGATTTTTGGCAAGGCTCTAGAAAGGATTCAAAATGACGGCCAG GTTAGGGTGAGAATCGGATCTCCTGTTACCGGCTATGGCCAGGAAAGTAGGAATCGTGCCGCTCGCCAACGGATACCAAATAGGACATGGACTGACGAAGATGGCATTGAACATGTTGAG GTGAACTTCTATATCCGGGGACCCCATGGAGCCGGAAAAGTTTACACCGAGATGTTCAGAGACAAGGTGGACAAGCAATGGAAGTTCACATATTTGATTGTCGACATCAAATCGCCTTCCCCAGCACAGCTAATGCTCGAGTCTTACGTCCCTGCCTGA